TACTGGAATTTGCATGCAGCCAAAATCTTGGAGATCTTTTCTGAATGGGTAAAATCAGTGGATATCAGCATGATTCCACATGTAGGGGTTTCCCCCTCTCTAACTGTCtaactcagtcacacacacacacacacacacacacacacacacacacacacacacacacacacactctttctctcacactccttcactatcacacactctctccatagGCAGTGAGGTTCTGAatcatgtttctgttttattttttatttcttctcgGCACTCTCCAGACCGTCTGGCCCTCGTCGTTCAGGACATCCTGAGTGCTGTCCTGATGACGAGTCCTGCCgggctctcctcctcttcctccaacaacaacaacaataacaacaccaccaccaccatggtGCACTGTGGGAAGACCAAACTGTTCCTCACTAATCCCATGGTAATGACACCTCAAGATGGTCAGCATTTGATTGGTAATGGCTGTTAAAAGGTGTCAGCGAACTTTGCAGACAGTCCTGTTCTTTTTGAGTCGAATGATGCTGGTTGCCATAAAACGAATGCTGAAATATCTCGAaccgtgcgtgcgtgcgtgtgctccTCTAGCTGGAGCTTCTGGAGGCTCACAGGAACAGGGTGCGCTCTGCCAAGGCCTTCTGCGTGCAGTGCTGCTGGCGCAGGTACCAGCGGCGCCAGCGGGCCGTCAGGACCCAGCGTGCCACTCGCATCCAAGCAGGTGCGGCACCTGGCGCTCACCCCCACGCACAGCTAAGAACGGCACTTTTTACGGTTGTGTTGTGATTACGTGGAGCTAGAGTTGCGGCACTTTTGTTCCAAGATGATAAATTTAAGAGAGTTGTGCAAGGACTCGGCTGATGTGTGTATTCTTTCAGCGGTGAGGGCCTGGCTGGCGAGGAGGGAGGTGAGAAAATGGCACAGAGCTGCCTCAGTCATACAGACCAGATGGAGGTCTTGGAGGGTGAGTGATTCCGTGATTTCGGGCGGTGGTGTGCAAATGGTTGTATTTTGCGTGTTACTTTTGCAGaccttttttctctcactctttggCCTTTTCCCCCCAACTCTACCTCTAAaccgcttacacacacactcactcactctcattctctagACTTGGATGGACACCCTGGCCAAGGAGGAGCTGGACGGCGCCGAGGAAAAGTGCGAGGAAGAGTTTCGCCCCATGCCCCCTCTGTCCCATGCGCCAAGGGAGGGGCACCCTGCGCAGCCCCCCAGCGTGGGGGCACCCGTGGCGGTGTGCGCCTGGCCTCTGGGCCTTGCCCTGGCCTGCACCCCACACCTCACCCTGACCTTCACCGCCACCGGCTTCCAGAGGCTCGCGTCCGCGACGGCCGCCCTGAAGATCCCCTCCAGGCAGGGAGAGTACAAGGTGGAGACCAATCAGTTCGAGCGGGGCGTGGCCTCCATCAGGGCACAGCCACGGGTGAGAGGCCTGCGCTGGCGGACGGCGCCGTTGCGTTTGGCACATTGCTTTCCATGGATTTGTACATCCCCGCGCTGTGCTTTATGTCCCCAGGGTTCCGTGAAGCTCCACGCGAGGCGCTCGCCTCTGCACTACGCCCATACGTACCCGGGACATCACCACGACGGAGTGGCCGGTTTCAACCAGATCCTGCTGGAGCAAACCTGATCCCTCATCACTCAGTTCCCAAGCCTGCACCCAGTCCATGCACCTTTCCAAAGCACAAGCAGGAATGCAAGATAAAGTAGGGAGACAGTACAAGGTCTGTTTTAAGTGTAGGTGCCTTCCGTTCCAAATGGAATATTGTCCAGCTGCTGTTggctttttttaatgtgtatttattCAGGGAATTTCACTTCCTGCATAAGGCTTGTTTCATACCTGTCTAACCAATAATGGTTGTGGTTTAAATTCTGCTTGTCATCTTGAAATTACAATATATGACtgagatttatttaattacagatGTCATGTTAATTAACTGAGATTTGTGGGTATGAAGACAGTTGAGATCAGCTCAGATTTAGGTTTAGCCTAAATTACAGGTAATGGCGATCACAAAAGAAAGATTTtgtgtaaactttttttttttttttaagtattttaattttGGTTATGTATATGCAAAAGCACCAACTAGTGGACCAGCAAATAATCAAGTATTACTTGAATTTATGATTCCTTGTTCATCAGCGGTGAGGGATGGTGCGGCATTAACTGGAACATGTCCCTGCCATTTTGTGCTGTATACTTTGTGTACGGTTTTGCTTTAAGGCTTTCTGCACAAGAACAGGGAAACGTGGACCTTGCCTTGTAACCTCTGTGGCTTTGGTTTCCCTTTTGTACTCTATTCTCAGGCTGAAAATGAATCACATACCGGGTCCTCACATTACTGCCATACTTACCTgaacaataaagaaaacacaaacgCTCTGTTGTCTCGTGCTGTTGATGTCTTAGTAATACGAGTACGTTTTGATTACGCCGCATGCTCTAATGCTATGTGCCTGTTTACACAAAATGAATTTGATTGCTCTTCAGGTTAGAGTGGTAATAGCAGTTGACATTAGCtgagaaaaaaaccccaaatcacatttacctgacacttttatccaaagcaattcacaattatgactgaatacaacttgaacaattgaggattatgggtcttgctcaggggccaacagtggtAGTTAGGCGGTAGTTAGGCATGAAGCTCagccaccactgcccctaaTGGTCAGAGCATTCAGGTATCACATACCTTaaatactatttaaaaatactgttgaGTGTGACTCAATGATTTCAGGAGCTCAGTGCAATGAAGGACCACTTACTTTTGGCATCTGTGTTTGAAAGTTTTGAACTTTTGAATACTGTTTTTAGAATAGAAAAAATTGGGATAAATATACTTTCTTTACTGAGATGCTTTGtgattattcatattttaagaaAGCATGACCATTTGAGATATTGAAGGcaaaacaattttgttttgttgttaggTTTGCCTATTATGTCCTTACCGTTTACATTTCCATGTTACTCCAGGTCTTCATCCTTGTCAAGATGAGGAAGGATTTTCAGAGTTCAGtcttagattaaaaaaaaaaaaaagtttatttggTCAAAGTGAATGGAAAAATCATAGATTAGTTAGACTTAGAAAATAGAGCAAACTTCACAAATCCATACTTGCAATCAGCAGTCTTAAATGGCCAAGGTTCATAGCCTTTTAAACACTAAGCACCCATCTACCACCTAGAAAAATGTTCCTTCCATGTTACTGATGCAGCATGATTAAAAAAAGCACTAAATCCCAGTTTGTGTCCCCAGTTCCAGCCTACTTCTCCCCATGCTGGTTTGTACATATTTCAGGACTTGTCCGGTTAAAGCTCTTCTCATTCACTTTAGCTCAATATCCATCGTCgatttcttctgcttctttttctgTCGGTTCAATGATTTGCAAGCACTGGTCTGCAAATTCCACAAAAAGCGGCTCCTGCATGGCCTTCTTCATTGCTTGTGCCTTGTCCTGGGCAGAGTCTACCATCAACATCAGCTGCCTGAGGTGCGGGTTGCGCAACAGGCTCATCAGGGTCTCCGATTCACCTGCATCAACAGAGGGAACCAGGTGAACGACAACACGCACATCAACTAACGTCTCGAAGTAAGGGCAGATCTGAACTGATAtgataattaatattttagatgTCGACATGCATGTACCATTTCGTGCATGCCATCCACCTTGATTATATCTCTGCAATACATAGACTTGCCAAATTTTAAATCCTTATTTCCTGGATTTGCACAGGGCAACCACAAGACATTACTCCACTGCAATTTATTTTCTGGTCTCTATTAAGCTAATCACAAAGCACACTCCATGTACCATTATAGGCTACTGTAACCATAGTAATATACTGTGTAAttcacctacacaaacacagtaccTAATTGCTGAAGTCTGGGCAGAGGAACCTTGTCAGACTGGCTGTCCTCGTCGAGGAGATCGTCAACAGTCCATGGCTGTTCAGCTAAAGTCACACGAAAGCTTTTTGAAGTACATCATTACACcaataaactaataaaatatgAAAGCTGATTCGCGAAAACACACCACTGCTCTGACAGACATCTGGAAACGCTGTCGCAACAGTTGTAGCAGGACGCGCTGTGTCTATAACTAGTTGGCAGGAGTCTACAGAAAAGAAAGGTGAAGTTACGTTTTAAAAGGCCTCTCGTATTTATTAACATCTGAACAGTCGTGTCATTTAAGCAACTCTGACGACCAATGGCtacttacagaaaaaaaagcccaaataaGATTCGACATGTCGAAGAAAAAACCCCACTTACCatcacttttgtgttttttgaagCAACCCAGCGAACAGCtataacaaaaaagaacaaagtcaCAGACGTGATTTGTATTTGAGAAAAAGCAGGCCGCTAGCTAGCCCACTCAGCTAAACTAAATCATTTTCGTGGTTTCAAGATGGCTAGCTGGCTGACCACCCAAATAACACCACCTATTAACTAGCTATAATATGCACGTATATAATTACAAATACTTACTATTTTACTCTGCATACAGGGCATCTGTATTTCGGAATTTGATcgttacacactccacaaagcTGCATGCCTCCCTGATCTAGCgtgtctagctagctaatagcaaaacaaactgtctagttaactaactagctaTGGTTTACTGTTAAAATCGACCCGTGAAGAAAATAATCGCAATAGCCATGGATATCTATATAACTGTGTACCCGCAACGAAACTGAAGTCGCCGATGagacggtttttttttttgttgttgtttttttaaccatgtAATGTGTACAATTAAACGCGTCCGCACGTGTCCCCCTAGTGCGCCTCTGCCCCTTTCGCCATGCTGCAGACCTTTGACGTGTTTCCTGCTTGTCCTCGTATGTTTCCGGTGCAAAGCTCGAAGCTCAAACCGCGAGGTTACCGTGTCCTTCCGCACGTGTTTGCAGCGCACAGGTACCGGTCGCGTCGGTGGAGCCGCGGAGTCGTCGTCGTCGTTGT
This is a stretch of genomic DNA from Electrophorus electricus isolate fEleEle1 chromosome 6, fEleEle1.pri, whole genome shotgun sequence. It encodes these proteins:
- the znhit3 gene encoding zinc finger HIT domain-containing protein 3; translated protein: MQLCGVCNDQIPKYRCPVCRVKYCSLGCFKKHKSDDSCQLVIDTARPATTVATAFPDVCQSSAEQPWTVDDLLDEDSQSDKVPLPRLQQLGESETLMSLLRNPHLRQLMLMVDSAQDKAQAMKKAMQEPLFVEFADQCLQIIEPTEKEAEEIDDGY